The nucleotide window GATCAAGCTGTGGTGGTGGCTGTGGAGGAGGCTGCGGCGGTTGTGGTGGTTGTGGCGGATAAAACTAATGATTATGAAAAAGATCATCATACACTCAGTTTCTGTTGCGATCAGCCTCATATGGCTTTGGACAACCTATCAGACATTTAATCCTGTCGCGCTTAAAGGACCCGATTTCCTTAAGTTCTACATTTTACTGATTCTTGGTTTCTATACCTCGACTTTTATACTCAATTCTTTTAGAGAAAAGATTTCAGAAGTGACATTTTATTTTAACGGCTTTATTTTTTTATTGGGAATCATAAAGCTGATAAGAGGAGTTGTATTGGAAAAACCTGTTGGATTTCTGGTTATGATTTTAATAGCAGAATGCATTGTTACATTGGTTTTTATGTCAATTCATTTTAATAAAAAGATTAAATAAAAATTTATAAAAAACAAACCCGAAACTAATGTTCCGGGCTTTATTATGTAGGGTTGATATTAAATACCTTTCTTTTCATTGGTCGGTTGGTGTCCATATTTCCGGACCATAACGGAAGTCAGAATTACCAGCATTAAGGCCAGCGTGATACTTGATTTTTCCGGATGTACAATGGCCTGATAAAGATTATAACCAAAAACTGCAGATACAAGAGTAATCAGGATATTGTTTGCATAAGCATACTGATTTTTTGAAGATGTTTTCATAGTAGTATTTTTTATTGTTATTTACTGAGTAAGTACGATAACTTAAAAAACGTTACAGAAAAATTTTAAAAATCATTTTCTTTTAAAATACTTAAAACCTCTTCATTAAGGAACTTGCGCCCCGAAATTCAAAAAACCTTAAGAGATCACCCCGCTGCCGATGAGCTCTTCATCAATATACCATGATGCAAACTGACCTTCAGCAATAGCAGACTGTAGCTCATCAAACTCAATGTAAAAGGCATTTTCAAACTGATATAAAGTTGCTTTCTGCAAAGGCTGTCTGTAGCGGAATCTGGCCATTACTTCCATAGATTCTCCATTCTGAAGTTTCATATCCTCACGTACCCAGTGCAGCTCTGAATTATCAATTTTCAATGCTTTTTTATGGAGACCCGGGAAATGGCTTCCTTCTCCTACGAAAAGGATATTGTTTTCCATGTCTCTGGAGATGATAAAACAGCTTTCTTTGTGTCCGCCTATGCCAAGCCCCTTGCTTTGTCCGATCGTGAAAAACTGGGCTCCCTGATGTTTTCCGATAACTTTTCCGTCGGATTTTTTATAATTGATTTTTCTGGATAAATATTCCAGCTCTTCTTCTTTAGAGGAAAATTCAGGTTTTTCTTCTGAAAAAAGAGGAGAATCTTTGAAAATTTCTACAATTTCGCCTTCATTAGGTTTCAATTGCTGCTGCAAAAACTGTGGAAGACTTACTTTTCCAATAAAGCATAATCCCTGAGAATCTTTTTTATCTGCTGTTACCAGCCCGATTTCTTTCGCAATTTCTCTTACCTGCGGCTTTGTAAGCTCTCCGATAGGGAAGAGCGCTTTTGAAAGCTGATCCTGGCTCAGCTGGCAAAGGAAATAAGACTGATCCTTATTATTGTCTTTCCCTGCAAGAAGATGAAAAATTTCTTTACCGTTTTCATCAAAAGTGGACGTTACCCTTGCGTAATGTCCTGTTGCAACCTTATCTGCACCCAAAGACATTGCGGTCTTCATAAAAACATCGAATTTTACTTCTCTGTTACACAATACATCAGGGTTGGGAGTTCTGCCTTTTTCGTACTCGGCAAACATATAATCAACGATACGTTCTTTGTAAAGTTCACTCATGTCTATCACCTGGAAAGGAATTCCAAGCTTTTGTGCCACCATAAGGGCATCATTACTGTCCTCAATCCAGGGACATTCATCTTCTAATGTTACGGAAGCATCGTTCCAGTTTCTCATGAATAAAGCCACTACTTCATGGCCCTGCTGCTGCAGCAAATAAGCTGTAACACTAGAATCTACGCCTCCGGAGAGGCCTACTACTATTTTCATTGTATTTCAATTTTACGAAACTCTTAACGGGAGTTCTTAGTTTGATGCGGCAAAAATACAACTAATAAAGTCGTAAAAAAACCATAATTTTAAACATTGATAAAAACGATAGTAATCAGAATTATTATCTAACCGGCTTATAATGTATGCCGGATGAATAAAATATCATCAAACAAATATATATCTAAATATGAAAAAGTTTATTATTTCTGTGATGCTGATAGGATCAGGATCAGTATTTTCCCAGGTTTCTGTAGGTGCACCGGTACAGGAAAACAGTAAATGGACCTTCGGAGGAGGCATCGGGGTAGGATTTGGAAGTAACAGTGCTTTTAACCTTTCTGCCTCACCCAGAGTGGGTTACAGGCTCACTGATGATCTGGAAGGAGGAGTAGTGGGAACCGTTTCCTGGCAGACTTCCGATTACTATAAATCAACAATGTTCGGGGTAGGTCCTTTTGTCAATTATTATTTTGCGAGATCATTTTATCTAGGAGCCAACTATCAACATTATTTCATTGATTATAAGGACAAATATTACGACTACAAATATAACACGGAAGAAAATGCATTGTATCTGGGAGGAGGATATATGCAGCGGATCGGAAATAATTCTTTTATGCAGCTGGGATTAATGTATAATGTACTCTGGAAGCAAAATTCCAGTGTGTTTTCAAGTGGCCTGGTTCCGACTATCGGTTTTGTGGTGGGGCTTTAATACCTGATGTATCAATAGGGACGGGCTTTAGCCCGTTCAGTACAATATTCAAAATACCATTGGCTTTAGCCAAAATTGATAAAAACAAAAAGCATCGGAAAATATTCCCGATGCTTTTCTATTGAATTAAATTATTTATTTTTCATTAAGACTGAGAAGATTTCTCAGCGGCTGATTTCTTTGCTTTCTGCGTCTTTCCAATCAGTCCGTCTTTAGCCTCGTTAAGGTCAAGAACTACGGTTTCTCCTTCAGATAATTGCTTGTTTACCAGCATTTCTGCCAATAAGTCTTCAATGTATTTCTGGATCGCACGTTTCAATGGTCTTGCACCGAAATCCTTATCCCATCCTTTTTCAGAAATAAAGTCTTTCGCTTCGTTTGTAAGCTCTACTTTATATCCTAATTTTTCAAGTCTGCCGTACAATTTGTTCAGTTCAATATCAATGATTTTCTTGATGTCATCCTGTACAAGAGAGTTGAAGATAATGATATCATCAATTCTGTTTAAGAACTCAGGAGCAAACGCCTTTTTAAGGGCATTTTCAATGGTGCTTCTCGCTCTTGTATCTGAAGTTGACTTTTTAGCAGATGTTCCGAATCCTACACCATCTCCGAAATCTTTAAGATCTCTGGTTCCGATATTGGATGTAAGGATGATAATCGTATTTCTGAAATCGATTTTTCTTCCTAAACTATCTGTAACGTGACCTTCATCAAGAATCTGTAACAGGATATTGAATACATCCGGGTGAGCTTTTTCAATCTCATCCAAAAGAACTACAGCATAAGGTTTTCTTCTGACAGCCTCGGTTAACTGGCCGCCTTCTTCGTATCCTACATATCCCGGAGGAGCACCTACCAGTCTTGACACCGCGAATTTTTCCATGTATTCACTCATGTCAATTCTGATCAAGGCTTCGTCAGAATCAAATAACTCTCTTGCCATTACTTTAGCCAGCTCGGTCTTACCAACCCCGGTTGTACCAAGGAAAATAAAGGTACCAATAGGACGGTTCGGATCTTTAAGCCCGGCTCTGTTTCTCTGGATTGCTTTTACAACCTTTTTCACAGCGTCTTCCTGACCGATTACTTTACCGTTCAGTTTATCATCCATCTGTGCTAATTTGTCAAGCTCGTTCTTACCAACTTTGGTTACAGGAACTCCACTCATCATAGAAACCACTTCTGCTACATTTTCTTCCGTTACGGTTTCTTTTTTCTCTTTTACATCTTTGTCCCATTTTTCCTGAGCAGAATTCAGTTCCATCTGAAGACGTTCTTCTTCATCTTTCAGCTTTCTTGCTTCCAGGTAATCCTGAGCTTTTACTGCTTTCTGTTTCAGTTCTTTGATCTCTTCGATTTTCTTTTCAAAATCAATGATTTCAGTAGGAACTTTCATGTTTTTGATATAAACACGGGATCCTGCTTCGTCCATCGCATCAATCGCTTTATCCGGTAAGAAACGGTCCGTAATATATCTCGATGTCAGATTGACACAGGCTGCAATGGCTTCCGGAGTATAAATTACATTATGATGCTCTTCATACTTATCTTTGATCTGGTTCAGAATCTGAATGGTTTCATCAATGGAAGTAGGTTCCACCATTACTTTCTGGAATCTTCTTTCCAGAGCTCCGTCTTTTTCAATATACTGACGGTATTCATCCAGAGTGGTTGCCCCGATGCATTGAATTTCACCTCTTGCCAAAGCTGGCTTGAACATATTGGAAGCATCTAAACTTCCGGTAGAACTTCCAGCTCCCACAATGGTGTGAAGCTCATCAATAAATAAGATGACATCTCTGTTTTTTTCCAGTTCCGTCATAATCGCCTTCATTCTTTCCTCAAACTGACCACGGTATTTAGTTCCGGCAACCAAACTTGCCAGATCCAAAGTGATCACACGTTTTCCGTAAAGAACTCTGGACACTTTTTTCTGTTGAATTCTTAATGCCAACCCTTCAGCGATAGCAGATTTACCAACTCCCGGCTCTCCGATAAGAAGAGGGTTGTTTTTCTTTCTGCGGGATAAGATCTGAGAAACTCTCTCAATTTCTTTCTCACGCCCGATCACTGGGTCCAGCTTTCCGTCTCTTGCCAAAGAAGTAAGGTCTCTACCAAAGTTATCCAATGTAGGTGTTTTACTTTTTGCAGAACCTAGATTTCCTGTAGGCTTTCTCATTTGCTCAAATTCTTCTCTCTCATCATCATCATCGTAAGCGCTCATCTGTGGAGATTGGCCTGAATTTTTAAGCATAGTCTGGTACTCTCTTGAAACTCCCTCATAGTCGATGTCATAAGCTCCCAGAATATTTGAAGTAGGATCCTCATATTTATAAAGAATACCTAAAAGCAGGTGAACGGTATTAATTTCATTGCTTTTATATTGACGGCATTCTAACTCTGCACGTTTAATGGCATGATCTGCCATCTTGGTGAAAGAAATATTGGTAACCTCTTCAGAAATAGGATTAAGACTTGCTGTATTTAAAGTTTCAATTTTTCTTCTGATTTGTGTTAAATCCGCATTAAGGTT belongs to Chryseobacterium gleum and includes:
- the mnmA gene encoding tRNA 2-thiouridine(34) synthase MnmA encodes the protein MKIVVGLSGGVDSSVTAYLLQQQGHEVVALFMRNWNDASVTLEDECPWIEDSNDALMVAQKLGIPFQVIDMSELYKERIVDYMFAEYEKGRTPNPDVLCNREVKFDVFMKTAMSLGADKVATGHYARVTSTFDENGKEIFHLLAGKDNNKDQSYFLCQLSQDQLSKALFPIGELTKPQVREIAKEIGLVTADKKDSQGLCFIGKVSLPQFLQQQLKPNEGEIVEIFKDSPLFSEEKPEFSSKEEELEYLSRKINYKKSDGKVIGKHQGAQFFTIGQSKGLGIGGHKESCFIISRDMENNILFVGEGSHFPGLHKKALKIDNSELHWVREDMKLQNGESMEVMARFRYRQPLQKATLYQFENAFYIEFDELQSAIAEGQFASWYIDEELIGSGVIS
- a CDS encoding ATP-dependent Clp protease ATP-binding subunit; translation: MDYKFSQGLSQVFKQSKSEAKRLKSEFLNTEHLLLGIIKTENSAKEILQNLNADLTQIRRKIETLNTASLNPISEEVTNISFTKMADHAIKRAELECRQYKSNEINTVHLLLGILYKYEDPTSNILGAYDIDYEGVSREYQTMLKNSGQSPQMSAYDDDDEREEFEQMRKPTGNLGSAKSKTPTLDNFGRDLTSLARDGKLDPVIGREKEIERVSQILSRRKKNNPLLIGEPGVGKSAIAEGLALRIQQKKVSRVLYGKRVITLDLASLVAGTKYRGQFEERMKAIMTELEKNRDVILFIDELHTIVGAGSSTGSLDASNMFKPALARGEIQCIGATTLDEYRQYIEKDGALERRFQKVMVEPTSIDETIQILNQIKDKYEEHHNVIYTPEAIAACVNLTSRYITDRFLPDKAIDAMDEAGSRVYIKNMKVPTEIIDFEKKIEEIKELKQKAVKAQDYLEARKLKDEEERLQMELNSAQEKWDKDVKEKKETVTEENVAEVVSMMSGVPVTKVGKNELDKLAQMDDKLNGKVIGQEDAVKKVVKAIQRNRAGLKDPNRPIGTFIFLGTTGVGKTELAKVMARELFDSDEALIRIDMSEYMEKFAVSRLVGAPPGYVGYEEGGQLTEAVRRKPYAVVLLDEIEKAHPDVFNILLQILDEGHVTDSLGRKIDFRNTIIILTSNIGTRDLKDFGDGVGFGTSAKKSTSDTRARSTIENALKKAFAPEFLNRIDDIIIFNSLVQDDIKKIIDIELNKLYGRLEKLGYKVELTNEAKDFISEKGWDKDFGARPLKRAIQKYIEDLLAEMLVNKQLSEGETVVLDLNEAKDGLIGKTQKAKKSAAEKSSQS